The Thalassophryne amazonica chromosome 8, fThaAma1.1, whole genome shotgun sequence genome includes a window with the following:
- the cdkn1cb gene encoding cyclin-dependent kinase inhibitor 1C yields the protein MSNVQLSSSALDRLVARRTFPLHRRTSVCRNLFGPVDHDELDQDMKDQLWEISERDEQRWNFNFKANTPLDGNYDWEEVPADKTPVFYQDSVQVGRTRVTITPVRQTPSTDSALLEPPCLDVVERLAAPGSSSAPCPAETNQENRTDKLNSGKQNRRPCARRKRTTAADNTQITDFFVKRKRVAEKSKDLIACHRSKSPKSAEQTQRRRIR from the exons ATGTCTAACGTGCAGTTATCGAGCAGCGCGCTGGACAGACTGGTGGCCAGAAGAACCTTTCCACTCCACCGGCGCACCAGCGTGTGCCGTAACCTCTTCGGACCGGTGGATCACGACGAGCTGGATCAGGACATGAAAGACCAGCTGTGGGAGATTTCCGAGCGGGATGAACAGAGGTGGAATTTTAACTTCAAGGCCAACACGCCTCTGGATGGGAATTACGATTGGGAAGAGGTCCCCGCGGATAAAACCCCGGTGTTCTACCAGGACTCTGTGCAGGTCGGCAGGACACGGGTGACGATTACGCCCGTCAGACAGACGCCCTCCACGGACTCTGCGCTCCTGGAGCCCCCTTGTCTGGATGTAGTAGAGCGCTTGGCCGCGCCTGGGAGCAGCAGCGCGCCCTGCCCAGCAGAAACCAACCAAGAGAACCGCACGGACAAGCTGAACTCAGGGAAGCAAAATCGCCGACCGTGCGCCAGACGGAAGAGGACAACCGCGGCTGACAACACCCAGATCACAG ACTTTTTCGTCAAACGAAAGAGGGTCGCTGAGAAATCCAAGGATTTGATCGCTTGTCATCGCTCCAAATCTCCAAAATCGGCGGAGCAAACTCAGCGAAGGAGGATCCGCTGA
- the LOC117515439 gene encoding LOW QUALITY PROTEIN: tripartite motif-containing protein 16-like (The sequence of the model RefSeq protein was modified relative to this genomic sequence to represent the inferred CDS: deleted 1 base in 1 codon) has translation MAQQQTQLQKTKFCCSICLALLEGPVTIPCGHSYCRSCIQRFWDEEGQKIIPSCPQCRQTFIPRPVLVTNTMLADLVEELKKIGLQTTPADPCYARPEDVACDLCTGRKLKALKFCLVCSASYCEKHLQPHYDAAPLKKHKLVRSSKKLQDSICSAHDEVMMTFCRTDQQGVCYLCPLVHHIGHDMVSAAEEWTKRLAELKGSRQQIQEGIQIRVKEMKVLQQEVEAINQSADKTVEASQKTFTHMISVMKERISEVKQQIRSQQETEVNRVKELQEKLEQELTDLRRKDGDLEQLSHTKDRIQFLQNYNSLPCLSESTHSPSIEIRPRKYFGEGKVVVSNVTEKLHSILSDEWMKISQTVTDVDVLLPKPEPKTRTEFLKYSRNITLDPNTVNGYLVLYEGNRKATVVSQKLFYSHHPDRFTEHFQVLSSESLSGHCYWEIKLSGEYICVAVAYKNIPRTGSRDEAVFGRSDRSWTLCYYKKSYYFCHKGIITPLSGPQSYKVGVYLDHSAGILSFYRVSETMTLLHRVQTTFTQLLHAGFYIHFTRSSAEICELK, from the exons ATGGCGCAGCAACAAACtcagctg cagaaaacaaagttcTGCTGTTCGATCTGTCTGGCTCTCCTGGAGGGTCCGGTGACGATACCCTGTGGACACAGCTACTGTAGGAGCTGCATTCAAAGATTCTGGGATGAAGAGGGCCAGAAGATAATCCCCAGCTGTCCTCAGTGCAGACAGACCTTCATACCAAGGCCTGTCCTGGTGACAAACACCATGTTGGCAGATTTAGTAGAGGAGCTGAAGAAGATTGGACTCCAAACTACTCCTGCCGATCCCTGCTATGCCAGACCTGAAGATGTGGCCTGCGATTTGTGCACTGGGAGGAAACTGAAAGCCCTCAAGTTCTGTCTGGTGTGTTCCGCCTCTTATTGTGAGAAACACCTCCAGCCTCACTATGATGCAGCTCCTTTAAAGAAACACAAGCTCGTGAGGTCCTCCAAGAAGCTTCAGGACAGCATCTGCTCTGCTCACGATGAGGTGATGATGACGTTCTGCCGCACTGATCAGCAGGGTGTGTGTTATCTCTGCCCTCTGGTTCATCATATAGGCCATGACATGGTGTCAGCTGCAGAAGAATGGACTAAGAGGTTAGCAGAGCTAAAGGGGAGCAGACAACAAATCCAGGAGGGGATCCAGATCAGAGTCAAAGAAATGAAGGTGCTTCAGCAGGAGGTGGAGGCTATCAATCAGTCTGCTGATAAAACAGTGGAGGCCAGTCAGAAGACCTTCACTCATATGATCAGTGTGATGAAGGAAAGAATCTCTGAGGTGAAGCAGCAGATCAGATCCCAGCAGGAAACTGAAGTGAACAGAGTCAAAGAGCTTCAGGAGAAGCTGGAGCAGGAGCTTACTGATTTGAGGAGGAAAGATGGTGATCTGGAGCAGCTCTCGCACACAAAGGATCGCATCCAGTTTCTACAAAATTACAACTCACTGCCGTGCCTCAGCGAATCCACACACTCACCCAGCATCGAAATCCGTCCTCGCAAGTACTTTGGTGAAGGGAAGGTGGTCGTGTCAAATGTCACCGAGAAACTCCACAGCATTCTGAGTGATGAATGGATGAAAATATCACAGACGGTGACTGACGTGGACGTATTACTGCCAAAACCTGAACCAAAGACCAGAACTGAATTCTTAAAATATTCACGTAATATCACACTGGATCCAAATACAGTAAATGGATACCTGGTGTTATATGAAGGGAACAGAAAAGCAACAGTAGTGAGTCAGAAACTGTTTTATTCTCATCATCCAGACAGATTCACTGAACATTTTCAGGTCCTGAGTTCAGAGAGTCTGAGTGGACACTGTTACTGGGAGATCAAACTGAGCGGAGAATATATTTGTGTAGCAGTCGCATACAAGAATATTCCGAGAACAGGAAGCAGAGATGAAGCTGTGTTTGGACGCAGTGACAGGTCTTGGACTTTATGTTATTATAAAAAGAGTTATTATTTCTGTCATAAGGGCATTATAACACCACTctcaggtcctcagtcctacaaAGTCGGAGTGTATCTGGATCACAGTGCAGGTATTCTGTCCTTCTACAGGGTCTCTGAAACCATGACTCTCCTCCACAGAGTCCAGACCACCTTCACTCAGCTCCTACATGCTGGATTTTATATTCATTTTACTAGATCCTCAGCTGAGATTTGTGAGCTCAAATAG